One Microbacterium esteraromaticum genomic window carries:
- a CDS encoding adenylyltransferase/cytidyltransferase family protein codes for MSETVKKHQDYNPGPRVGITFSTFDLLHAGHIMMLAEAKRQCDYLICGLQMDPTLDRPEKNAPTQTVVERYIQLRGCEYVDEIVPYSTEQDLEDILRSFKLDVRIVGDEYEDRDFTGRSYCEEAGIELYFNSRNHRFSSSGLRKIVAAKEAERLARG; via the coding sequence ATGAGCGAGACCGTCAAGAAGCACCAGGACTACAACCCCGGGCCCCGGGTGGGGATCACGTTCTCCACCTTCGACCTGCTGCACGCCGGGCACATCATGATGCTCGCCGAGGCGAAGCGCCAGTGCGACTACCTGATCTGCGGTCTGCAGATGGACCCGACGCTCGACCGTCCCGAGAAGAACGCTCCGACGCAGACCGTCGTCGAGCGCTACATCCAGCTGCGCGGCTGCGAGTACGTCGACGAGATCGTGCCGTACTCGACCGAGCAGGACCTCGAGGACATCCTGCGCTCCTTCAAGCTCGATGTCCGCATCGTCGGCGACGAGTACGAAGACCGCGACTTCACCGGCCGCAGCTACTGCGAAGAGGCCGGCATCGAGCTGTACTTCAACAGCCGCAACCACCGCTTCTCGAGCTCGGGCCTGCGCAAGATCGTCGCCGCCAAGGAAGCCGAGCGTCTCGCCCGCGGCTGA
- a CDS encoding family 20 glycosylhydrolase, with protein sequence MTAAPPEWLAIPQPSAFAPAGGSWRPAAAHVVAGSRRFDVEARRLQQELACLGIPDGDESRIVLSEADVAAPSLIGEAFAIHVADDIEVRAATPAGAFRATRQLLHNLRAQGLVPTGRVESAPAVAERGIHLDAARKHYSAEWIIRMLHDAADVGINVFQWHFSENEGFRLESVAFPEVVSPDHITRAEAGLILETARDLHIDVVPSLDMPGHLRQVLSAHPDLRLPPGEEPEDPAAGGIVGTDHALDITRDEALEFARRLVDDMADAFPHSTKWNLGGDEFVAFERIGDYPALTEAAHARYGAAGTGFDLLTDFVNAIATHLRGRGLQARAWNDGMLRSEVATLHSEIVLTWWTNWHASMRPVAEAVAAGHRLVNVNDSLFYYVLGENAGYRYPTAERIWDEDWHPGLFPRLWGEEGQSTVRQEITRPYPPTLLGCSFAIWSDRPQAQTAEEVAAGIRSPLRAMAERAWNGGSRLSLADFQAMDARLRPWGCGSAVPNRIS encoded by the coding sequence ATGACCGCGGCGCCGCCGGAGTGGCTCGCCATCCCGCAGCCGAGCGCGTTCGCGCCTGCCGGCGGCAGCTGGCGGCCGGCAGCGGCGCATGTCGTCGCCGGAAGCCGCCGCTTCGACGTCGAGGCACGCCGACTGCAGCAGGAGCTGGCGTGCCTCGGCATCCCGGACGGCGACGAGAGCCGCATCGTGCTGAGCGAAGCCGATGTCGCGGCGCCCTCGCTGATCGGGGAGGCGTTCGCCATCCACGTCGCCGACGACATCGAGGTGCGCGCGGCGACCCCCGCCGGTGCGTTCCGCGCCACCCGCCAGCTGCTGCACAACCTGCGTGCCCAGGGCCTCGTGCCGACAGGGCGGGTCGAGAGCGCCCCCGCGGTCGCCGAGCGCGGAATCCACCTCGACGCCGCCCGCAAGCACTACTCGGCCGAGTGGATCATCCGGATGCTGCACGACGCGGCAGACGTCGGCATCAACGTCTTCCAGTGGCACTTCTCCGAGAACGAGGGGTTCCGGCTCGAATCGGTCGCCTTCCCCGAGGTGGTCTCGCCCGACCACATCACGCGCGCCGAGGCCGGGCTCATCCTCGAGACCGCGCGCGACCTGCACATCGACGTGGTGCCGTCGCTCGACATGCCCGGTCATCTGCGGCAGGTGCTCTCCGCCCATCCTGATCTTCGCCTGCCACCGGGGGAGGAGCCGGAGGATCCCGCTGCCGGCGGCATCGTGGGCACGGATCACGCCCTGGACATCACGCGCGACGAGGCGCTCGAGTTCGCGCGTCGGCTGGTCGACGACATGGCCGACGCGTTTCCGCACAGCACGAAATGGAACCTCGGCGGCGACGAGTTCGTCGCCTTCGAGCGGATCGGGGACTATCCGGCGCTGACCGAGGCCGCGCACGCGCGGTACGGCGCGGCGGGCACCGGGTTCGACCTGCTCACCGATTTCGTGAACGCGATCGCGACGCACCTGCGTGGCCGCGGCCTGCAGGCGCGCGCGTGGAACGACGGGATGCTTCGCAGTGAGGTCGCGACGCTGCACAGCGAGATCGTGCTCACCTGGTGGACCAATTGGCACGCGTCCATGCGGCCGGTGGCGGAGGCGGTGGCCGCCGGTCACCGCCTGGTGAACGTCAACGACTCGCTCTTCTACTACGTGCTCGGCGAGAACGCCGGCTACCGGTACCCGACGGCTGAGCGCATCTGGGACGAGGACTGGCATCCGGGCCTCTTCCCGAGGCTGTGGGGCGAGGAGGGCCAGTCCACGGTCCGTCAGGAGATCACGCGACCGTACCCGCCGACTCTGCTCGGCTGCTCGTTCGCGATCTGGTCGGACCGCCCGCAGGCGCAGACCGCAGAGGAGGTGGCCGCCGGCATCCGTTCGCCGCTGCGTGCGATGGCGGAGCGCGCCTGGAACGGCGGCTCGAGGCTCTCGCTCGCAGACTTCCAGGCGATGGATGCCCGGCTGCGCCCCTGGGGATGCGGCTCAGCCGTGCCCAATAGAATCTCCTGA
- a CDS encoding carbohydrate ABC transporter permease produces MSLIEKRASRSSERPRRDRPYRTAGSADIMKPSLGGLIAKYALLIVVLGIMVFPFLWQLSTSFKGGSENIYDFPPTLIPQAPTVEHYAEVFRTIPVLDYARNSLMVGVGTVITNVIFATLGGYALGCLKFRGKGIVMAIFFSTLLLPGEVTLTSQYLTVKSLGLANTLWGVFLPGAIAAINVLLMAAACRMIPGDTLDAATIDGANTMQRLRHIVWPNIRGMVSVVALFSFIGAWDEFLWPLVVLSDPANYTLTVGMDYLNSTFGANPRVIAAGTMIALVPIIILFAVLQKQFFKGVEEGSVKG; encoded by the coding sequence ATGAGCCTGATCGAGAAGCGCGCGAGCCGCTCGTCCGAGCGCCCCCGTCGCGATCGGCCGTACCGCACGGCCGGCTCGGCCGACATCATGAAGCCCTCGCTCGGGGGCCTGATCGCCAAGTACGCGCTGCTGATCGTCGTGCTCGGCATCATGGTCTTCCCGTTCCTGTGGCAGCTCTCGACCTCGTTCAAGGGCGGCTCCGAGAACATCTACGACTTCCCGCCGACGCTCATCCCGCAGGCGCCGACCGTCGAGCACTACGCCGAGGTGTTCCGCACCATCCCGGTGCTCGACTACGCGCGCAACTCGCTGATGGTCGGCGTCGGAACCGTGATCACGAACGTCATCTTCGCAACGCTCGGCGGCTACGCCCTCGGCTGCCTGAAGTTCCGCGGCAAGGGCATCGTGATGGCGATCTTCTTCTCGACGCTGCTGCTGCCCGGCGAGGTCACGCTCACGAGTCAGTACCTCACGGTGAAGTCGCTCGGCCTCGCGAACACGCTGTGGGGCGTGTTCCTCCCCGGTGCGATCGCGGCGATCAACGTGCTGCTCATGGCGGCCGCGTGCCGCATGATCCCGGGCGACACGCTCGACGCCGCGACCATCGACGGCGCCAACACGATGCAGCGCCTGCGGCACATCGTCTGGCCGAACATCCGCGGCATGGTCTCGGTGGTCGCCCTGTTCTCGTTCATCGGCGCCTGGGATGAGTTCCTGTGGCCGCTCGTCGTGCTCTCCGACCCGGCGAACTACACGCTGACAGTCGGCATGGACTACCTCAACTCGACGTTCGGGGCGAATCCCCGGGTGATCGCCGCGGGAACGATGATCGCGCTGGTGCCCATCATCATCCTGTTCGCGGTGCTGCAGAAGCAGTTCTTCAAGGGCGTCGAAGAGGGCAGCGTCAAGGGATGA
- a CDS encoding carbohydrate ABC transporter permease: protein MRRQRWYTPYLLVLPGVVWVLVFALWPFLNTIVLAFTDARPLRPVEFVGLENFVRLAGDERFGYALTTSLVYVAVCVPLLTFLPLLLALLVHAKIPGIGFFRTTFYFPVIASAVVVAIVWEFLFSSTGTFNSALAFFGLADRPIEFLSDRWLLIFCAIGLTVWKGLGYYMVVYLAALGNVGRELHEAAAMDGAGAWRRFWSVTVPGVRGPMMLVSVLICVAAMRVFTELYVLSGGSGGPGGRSMSMVMLIQGMGKGLNGQIGYASAISLVLFLLTLVPLLFVGIANNGDMLREALNNRRARRAARAAGRAAEVKA from the coding sequence ATGAGAAGACAGCGCTGGTACACGCCGTACCTGCTCGTGCTGCCCGGCGTGGTCTGGGTCCTGGTGTTCGCACTGTGGCCGTTCCTGAACACGATCGTGCTGGCGTTCACCGATGCCCGCCCCCTCCGTCCCGTCGAGTTCGTGGGCCTGGAGAACTTCGTCAGGCTCGCCGGCGACGAGCGATTCGGCTACGCGCTGACGACGTCGCTCGTCTACGTCGCGGTCTGCGTGCCGCTGCTGACATTCCTGCCGCTGCTGCTGGCTCTGCTCGTGCATGCGAAGATCCCCGGCATCGGGTTCTTCCGCACGACGTTCTACTTCCCGGTCATCGCCTCGGCCGTGGTCGTCGCGATCGTATGGGAGTTCCTGTTCTCGAGCACCGGCACATTCAACTCGGCGCTCGCGTTCTTCGGCCTGGCCGACCGCCCGATCGAGTTCCTCTCCGATCGGTGGCTGCTCATCTTCTGCGCGATCGGCCTGACCGTCTGGAAGGGACTCGGCTACTACATGGTCGTGTACCTCGCGGCGCTGGGCAATGTCGGCCGGGAGCTGCACGAGGCAGCCGCGATGGACGGAGCAGGCGCCTGGCGCCGGTTCTGGTCTGTCACGGTCCCCGGGGTCCGCGGGCCGATGATGCTCGTGTCGGTGCTCATCTGCGTCGCGGCCATGCGCGTGTTCACCGAGCTCTACGTGCTCTCGGGCGGCTCGGGCGGGCCAGGCGGTCGCTCGATGAGCATGGTGATGCTGATCCAGGGCATGGGCAAGGGCCTCAACGGGCAGATCGGCTACGCATCGGCGATCTCGCTCGTGCTGTTCCTGCTCACGCTCGTCCCACTGCTGTTCGTCGGAATCGCCAACAACGGCGACATGCTCCGTGAGGCGCTGAACAACCGGCGCGCCCGGCGCGCCGCACGCGCCGCCGGACGCGCTGCGGAGGTGAAGGCATGA
- a CDS encoding ABC transporter substrate-binding protein yields the protein MKIRTILATGLAASVALALTACTGGGAPQGGGSADGEITGEITFQTWSLKNDKFTPYFEDVVAAFEKEHEGVKVNWIDQPAEGYEDKILQQAESGELPDVVNLPPEFAHELAGVGQLIDVKKESDIIDQYVEGGLEAYTFDGIEGTYAFPWYLGTELNYWNMALLEKGGITEAPKTVDEMLDAASALAKVGERTISGVPGPKTLQVLLTDQGAEYPFIVDGEFSFDTPEAVALVERYAELYKEGAVSPEALQNAGVANDNIDNFNKGTVAWTTAGPNYIDKNLAVNAPTLLPSVTVTSGFGNQPLFVQGISVSANSKNPAAALAFAEFVTDDENQIAFMKLAAGFFPGTVKANEDPSAFAEAAQNEQQKAATDFAAQQMATARVPGAPGSGYVDSMEGYAKQQIALAITGEISAKEALQKAQDYANENASE from the coding sequence ATGAAGATCCGCACGATCCTCGCCACCGGCCTGGCGGCCTCGGTGGCGCTTGCGCTCACGGCGTGCACGGGTGGTGGCGCGCCCCAGGGCGGCGGCAGCGCCGACGGCGAGATCACCGGTGAGATCACGTTCCAGACCTGGTCGCTGAAGAACGACAAGTTCACGCCCTACTTCGAAGACGTCGTCGCGGCGTTCGAGAAGGAGCACGAGGGTGTGAAGGTCAACTGGATCGACCAGCCCGCCGAGGGCTACGAGGACAAGATCCTGCAGCAGGCCGAGTCCGGCGAGCTTCCCGACGTCGTCAACCTTCCCCCGGAGTTCGCGCACGAACTGGCTGGGGTCGGTCAGCTGATCGATGTGAAGAAGGAGTCCGACATCATCGACCAGTACGTCGAGGGCGGGCTCGAGGCGTACACGTTCGACGGCATCGAGGGCACCTACGCGTTCCCCTGGTACCTCGGCACCGAGCTGAACTACTGGAACATGGCGCTGCTCGAGAAGGGCGGCATCACCGAGGCCCCGAAGACCGTCGACGAGATGCTCGATGCGGCATCCGCGCTGGCGAAGGTCGGCGAGCGGACCATCTCGGGCGTGCCGGGACCGAAGACGCTGCAGGTGCTGCTGACCGACCAGGGTGCCGAGTACCCCTTCATCGTCGACGGCGAGTTCTCGTTCGACACCCCGGAGGCCGTCGCGCTGGTCGAGCGGTACGCCGAGCTCTACAAGGAGGGCGCCGTGAGCCCTGAAGCGCTTCAGAACGCCGGCGTGGCGAACGACAACATCGACAACTTCAACAAGGGCACCGTCGCCTGGACGACGGCAGGCCCGAACTACATCGACAAGAACCTCGCCGTCAACGCGCCCACCCTGCTGCCGAGCGTCACGGTCACGAGCGGATTCGGCAACCAGCCGCTGTTCGTGCAGGGCATCAGCGTGTCGGCGAACTCGAAGAACCCGGCCGCTGCGCTCGCGTTCGCTGAGTTCGTCACCGATGACGAGAACCAGATCGCGTTCATGAAGCTCGCTGCGGGCTTCTTCCCCGGCACGGTCAAGGCGAACGAGGACCCGTCGGCGTTCGCCGAGGCGGCCCAGAACGAGCAGCAGAAGGCGGCCACCGACTTCGCCGCACAGCAGATGGCCACCGCCCGCGTCCCCGGCGCCCCGGGCAGCGGGTACGTCGACTCGATGGAGGGCTACGCCAAGCAGCAGATCGCCCTGGCGATCACGGGCGAGATCTCGGCGAAGGAAGCGCTGCAGAAGGCGCAGGACTACGCCAACGAGAACGCCAGCGAGTGA
- a CDS encoding sulfatase family protein, which produces MSTRRRPNFVFVLTDDHASNAIGCYGSAVNATPGIDAIAAAGVRFDRALVENALCTPSRAAILTGTYSHTSSVTTLATHLTNDHETFITSLKAAGYRTAMFGKWHLGHGDRHDPVGFDHWEVLPDQGEYFDPEFYTADGPVRHEGYVTDVITERALAWMADQGDEPYCVLVWHKAPHRPWEPHPRHANLFTDPIPLPPTFYDDYDGRGTPAHHATMRIADYLTDVDLKEDPPAELGYDERARWKYQRYMQDYLRCVAAVDESVHALTDAVRDRGHADDTVTIYASDQGFYLGEHGWFDKRFMYEESLRMPLVLSYPARVPAGQQTAMLTSNVDIAQTILEFAGVDAPPGMQGASLVPMITSPDPEPVRDAHYYRFYEHDDHMHHVWAHYGIRTDRYKLIYYYADGMGLPNTGNMSYPPEWELFDLENDPHELRSVHLDRAYADIRDELTLRLWDLQHELGDTAHPRQTAPEGRTR; this is translated from the coding sequence ATGAGCACACGCCGTCGCCCCAACTTCGTCTTCGTGCTCACCGACGATCACGCGTCCAACGCGATCGGGTGCTACGGCTCGGCGGTCAACGCCACCCCCGGCATCGACGCGATCGCCGCAGCCGGCGTGCGCTTCGACCGCGCGCTCGTCGAGAACGCGCTCTGCACGCCGAGCCGTGCCGCGATCCTCACCGGCACATACAGTCACACGAGCTCCGTGACCACGCTTGCGACGCACCTGACGAATGATCATGAGACCTTCATCACCTCGCTGAAGGCCGCGGGATACCGCACGGCGATGTTCGGCAAGTGGCACCTCGGCCACGGCGACAGGCACGACCCGGTCGGCTTCGACCACTGGGAGGTGCTTCCCGATCAGGGCGAGTACTTCGATCCCGAGTTCTACACCGCCGACGGCCCGGTGCGGCACGAGGGGTACGTCACCGACGTCATCACCGAGCGGGCCCTGGCGTGGATGGCGGATCAGGGCGATGAGCCGTACTGCGTGCTGGTCTGGCACAAGGCACCTCACCGCCCGTGGGAGCCGCATCCTCGCCACGCGAACCTGTTCACCGATCCGATCCCCCTCCCGCCCACCTTCTACGACGACTACGACGGCCGAGGAACGCCGGCGCATCACGCCACGATGCGCATCGCCGACTATCTGACCGACGTCGACCTCAAGGAGGATCCGCCCGCAGAGCTCGGCTACGACGAGCGAGCACGCTGGAAGTACCAGCGCTACATGCAGGACTATCTCCGCTGCGTCGCCGCCGTCGATGAGAGCGTCCACGCGCTGACGGACGCGGTGCGCGATCGCGGACACGCCGACGACACGGTCACCATCTACGCCTCCGACCAGGGCTTCTACCTCGGCGAGCACGGCTGGTTCGACAAGCGCTTCATGTACGAGGAGTCGCTGCGGATGCCCCTCGTGCTCAGCTATCCCGCGCGCGTGCCCGCAGGCCAGCAGACGGCGATGCTGACCTCCAACGTCGACATCGCGCAGACCATCCTCGAGTTCGCCGGCGTCGACGCCCCTCCTGGCATGCAGGGTGCCAGCCTCGTGCCGATGATCACCTCTCCCGACCCGGAGCCGGTGCGCGATGCCCACTACTACCGGTTCTACGAGCACGACGACCACATGCATCATGTGTGGGCGCACTACGGCATCCGCACCGACCGGTACAAGCTGATCTACTACTACGCCGACGGGATGGGCCTGCCGAACACCGGCAACATGAGCTATCCGCCGGAGTGGGAGCTGTTCGACCTCGAGAACGACCCTCACGAGCTGCGGAGCGTCCACCTCGATCGGGCCTACGCCGACATCCGAGACGAGCTGACCCTGCGTCTGTGGGATCTGCAGCACGAGCTCGGCGACACCGCACATCCCCGCCAGACCGCCCCCGAAGGACGCACGCGATGA
- a CDS encoding glycoside hydrolase 5 family protein: protein MTTTPLTPGAPLRFGANYTPAKNWMHSWMSLDLDDVRRDFAGLAELGLDHVRIFPLWPVLQPNRTLIREEAVADVRAVVDVAAEFGMDAGVDVIQGHLSSFDFIPSWLFTWHDKNMFTHPLALSGQVALVESLGAALRDAGNFLGFTLGNETNQFSASVHPSPWPVTEAEAANWITTLLDAAERSAPGLDHVHSEYDAAWYLDGHGFTPALAARLGAMTTVHSWIFNGTAQRYGGRSAASDRHAEYMIEVSRAFQTDPARPVWLQEVGAPSNCLTPEQTPGFLEATVRSAARTENLWGVTWWCSHDVSRSLADYPELEYSLGLIENGGAAKPIGRRFAEIIPELRERRPAPERTLGIVIEVDGDDVPVSRAAMSPGGAIFQAWVDACDAGADAAFVTSTTAEDAAALAARGISDLVRPDLSVGVGSYSSNNTVVDEAAAPTPEVHA, encoded by the coding sequence ATGACCACCACCCCGCTGACCCCCGGCGCGCCCCTGCGCTTCGGCGCCAACTACACCCCGGCGAAGAACTGGATGCACTCCTGGATGTCGCTCGATCTCGACGATGTGCGCCGCGACTTCGCGGGGCTCGCCGAGCTCGGCCTCGATCATGTGCGCATCTTCCCACTCTGGCCCGTGCTGCAGCCCAACCGCACACTGATCCGCGAGGAGGCCGTCGCCGACGTCCGCGCGGTCGTCGACGTGGCCGCGGAGTTCGGCATGGATGCCGGAGTCGACGTCATCCAGGGCCATCTGTCGAGCTTCGACTTCATCCCGTCGTGGCTGTTCACCTGGCACGACAAGAACATGTTCACCCATCCGCTCGCGCTCAGCGGGCAGGTCGCCCTCGTCGAGAGCCTCGGCGCGGCGCTGCGCGATGCAGGCAACTTCCTCGGGTTCACGCTCGGCAACGAGACCAACCAGTTCTCGGCTTCGGTGCATCCCTCTCCCTGGCCGGTGACCGAGGCTGAGGCGGCGAACTGGATCACCACGCTGCTCGACGCCGCAGAGCGCTCGGCCCCCGGCCTCGACCACGTGCACAGCGAGTACGACGCCGCCTGGTACCTCGACGGCCACGGCTTCACCCCCGCGCTCGCCGCCCGCCTGGGCGCGATGACCACCGTGCACTCGTGGATCTTCAACGGCACGGCGCAGCGCTACGGCGGGCGCTCGGCGGCATCCGACCGCCACGCCGAGTACATGATCGAGGTCTCCCGCGCATTCCAGACCGACCCGGCACGGCCGGTCTGGCTGCAGGAGGTCGGCGCCCCGTCGAACTGCCTCACTCCGGAGCAGACCCCCGGGTTCCTCGAGGCGACCGTGCGCTCGGCCGCCCGCACAGAGAACCTGTGGGGTGTCACCTGGTGGTGCTCGCACGACGTCAGCCGCTCGCTCGCCGACTACCCCGAGCTCGAGTACTCGCTCGGCCTGATCGAGAACGGCGGCGCCGCCAAGCCGATCGGCAGGCGCTTCGCCGAGATCATCCCCGAACTTCGCGAGCGACGTCCAGCGCCCGAGCGCACGCTGGGGATCGTGATCGAGGTCGACGGCGACGACGTCCCCGTGAGCCGGGCGGCGATGAGCCCCGGCGGCGCGATCTTCCAGGCCTGGGTCGACGCCTGCGACGCAGGCGCGGATGCCGCGTTCGTCACCTCGACGACCGCGGAGGACGCCGCGGCGCTCGCGGCAAGGGGGATCTCGGACCTCGTCCGCCCCGACCTCTCCGTCGGAGTCGGCTCGTACTCCTCGAACAACACCGTCGTCGACGAGGCCGCGGCTCCGACACCGGAGGTGCACGCATGA
- a CDS encoding sulfatase-like hydrolase/transferase, which produces MSSPNIVIIYADDLGYGDVGCFGSVDVRTPHLDRLAARGIRMTDWYSNSPVCSPSRAALLTGRHPVNAGVQEILGGKRGTPGLPEQPTIASRLQAAGYRTGIFGKWHLGAGDGFRPRDRGFEHHFGFLAGCVDYYSHIFYWGQGVNPVHDLWDDDREVYDNGRYLTEVIAERAERFIVESAGEPFLCFVPFNAPHYPMHAPREYVDRFPGLPEDRRIMAAMISAMDDGIGRILDTLERQGIADDTIVFFSSDNGPSTESRNWLNGEEIDYQGGSTGGLRGNKGSLFEGGIRVPAIISWPSTLPQGAEWSEPAAMMDLLPTLLDAAGVPSPGAIDGRSVLDALRDAGSMAPSADRTLFWEYGPQLAARRGRFKLTTSAREHLGGPFELGSSILVDLEADPAESTDISAEHPEVAASLQAELSAWARGFGWDPTPWVPATAD; this is translated from the coding sequence ATGAGCAGCCCGAACATCGTCATCATCTACGCCGACGACCTCGGCTACGGCGACGTCGGATGCTTCGGCAGCGTCGACGTGCGCACCCCGCACCTCGACCGGCTCGCGGCGCGAGGCATCCGGATGACCGACTGGTACTCCAACTCTCCGGTGTGCTCGCCGTCGCGCGCCGCGCTGCTCACCGGTCGGCACCCGGTGAACGCCGGCGTGCAGGAGATCCTCGGCGGCAAGCGGGGCACTCCCGGCCTGCCCGAGCAGCCCACCATCGCCTCCCGGCTGCAGGCCGCCGGCTACCGCACCGGCATCTTCGGCAAGTGGCATCTGGGGGCGGGTGACGGCTTCCGCCCACGCGACCGCGGGTTCGAGCATCACTTCGGATTCCTCGCCGGATGCGTCGACTACTACTCGCACATCTTCTACTGGGGCCAGGGCGTGAACCCCGTGCACGACCTGTGGGACGACGACCGCGAGGTGTACGACAACGGCCGCTACCTCACGGAGGTGATCGCGGAGCGGGCGGAGCGCTTCATCGTCGAGAGCGCAGGCGAGCCGTTCCTGTGCTTCGTGCCGTTCAACGCCCCGCACTACCCGATGCACGCGCCGCGGGAGTACGTCGACAGATTCCCCGGGCTTCCCGAGGACCGCCGCATCATGGCCGCGATGATCTCGGCGATGGACGACGGGATCGGCCGGATCCTCGACACTCTCGAGCGGCAGGGCATCGCCGACGACACGATCGTGTTCTTCTCGTCCGACAACGGCCCGTCGACCGAGAGCCGCAACTGGCTGAACGGCGAGGAGATCGACTACCAGGGCGGGTCGACCGGCGGACTGCGCGGCAACAAGGGCTCCCTCTTCGAGGGCGGCATCCGAGTGCCGGCGATCATCTCGTGGCCGTCGACTCTGCCGCAGGGCGCGGAGTGGAGCGAACCCGCCGCGATGATGGATCTGCTCCCCACGCTGCTCGACGCCGCGGGCGTTCCCTCGCCCGGCGCGATCGACGGGCGCAGTGTGCTCGACGCCCTGCGCGACGCCGGGTCGATGGCGCCGTCGGCCGATCGCACCCTGTTCTGGGAGTACGGCCCCCAGCTCGCGGCTCGACGCGGACGATTCAAGCTCACCACTTCGGCGCGCGAGCACCTGGGCGGTCCGTTCGAGCTCGGCAGCAGCATCCTGGTCGACCTGGAGGCCGACCCGGCCGAGTCCACCGACATCTCGGCCGAGCACCCCGAGGTCGCGGCCTCCCTGCAGGCCGAGCTGTCTGCGTGGGCTCGGGGCTTCGGCTGGGACCCGACGCCCTGGGTGCCCGCGACCGCGGACTGA
- a CDS encoding LacI family DNA-binding transcriptional regulator, giving the protein MPRSKRVTIADIARLAGVSPGAVSFALNGRPGVSEETRQRILAIADQHDWRPSSTARALVGARTGVIGFAVNRPARTLGTEAFFTQLIAGAQSTLAARRIGLQLVVVPSLEEELETYRRWARSNQVDGVIVLDPRVDDPRPALLRSLGMPSITIGGQPSPDAEHATLWLDDAAAAGTVFGYLAALGHRRIVYVSGPAAHEHVRLRSGVLDGMAGRGVAGEVIETDYSPAQVAATMRSLLSRHERPSAVVFDNDMMAIAGLRVTQEMGVAVPEALSVASFDDSIVTDLVRPSITCLTRDTFALGEHAAEFLLEQLDETETLPDRMGPAPTLTVRESTATAR; this is encoded by the coding sequence ATGCCACGGTCCAAGCGTGTCACCATCGCGGACATCGCTCGTCTTGCGGGAGTGTCTCCCGGAGCCGTGTCGTTCGCCCTGAACGGACGCCCCGGAGTCAGCGAGGAGACCCGCCAGCGCATCCTCGCGATCGCCGACCAGCACGACTGGCGACCGAGCTCAACGGCGCGGGCCCTGGTCGGCGCGCGCACGGGGGTGATCGGCTTCGCCGTGAACCGACCCGCCCGAACCCTCGGGACGGAGGCGTTCTTCACGCAGCTGATCGCCGGCGCGCAGTCGACGCTCGCCGCGCGCCGGATCGGGTTGCAGCTGGTGGTCGTTCCCAGTCTCGAGGAAGAGCTCGAGACGTACCGCCGGTGGGCGCGCTCGAATCAGGTCGACGGCGTGATCGTGCTCGATCCGCGGGTCGACGACCCGCGCCCCGCCCTGCTGCGGTCGCTGGGAATGCCGTCCATCACGATCGGCGGTCAGCCGTCGCCGGACGCCGAGCACGCCACCCTGTGGCTCGACGACGCCGCGGCGGCCGGCACCGTGTTCGGCTACCTGGCAGCCCTCGGGCACCGGCGCATCGTCTACGTCTCGGGGCCTGCGGCACACGAGCACGTGAGACTGCGCAGCGGAGTGCTCGACGGCATGGCCGGACGCGGGGTCGCAGGCGAGGTGATCGAGACCGACTACTCGCCGGCTCAGGTGGCCGCGACCATGCGCTCGCTGCTCAGCCGCCACGAGCGCCCCAGCGCCGTCGTGTTCGACAACGACATGATGGCCATCGCCGGTCTGCGCGTCACCCAGGAGATGGGCGTCGCCGTGCCGGAGGCGCTGTCGGTGGCGTCGTTCGACGACTCGATCGTGACAGACCTGGTTCGTCCGTCGATCACCTGCCTCACGCGAGACACCTTCGCACTCGGCGAGCACGCCGCGGAGTTCCTGCTGGAGCAGCTGGACGAGACCGAGACGCTGCCGGACCGGATGGGCCCCGCACCCACCCTCACCGTGCGCGAGAGCACGGCGACCGCACGCTGA